Genomic segment of Populus nigra chromosome 14, ddPopNigr1.1, whole genome shotgun sequence:
ACCTTGAATGTTGCTAAACCAAAGAAAGGCTCTTCAGTAGCCATTTTCGGACTAGGAGTTGTAGGCCTTGCGGTAAGTTTGTTTATACTGGTagattaatgataatttttctgTTCAAGCTGCTGTAGTGCTAATGCAGaacttgttgttgttttttcctaATCCAGGCTGCTGAAGGGGCTCGGATTGCTGGTGCTTCAAGAATCATTGGTGTCGATTTGAATTCCAATAGATTCGATGAAGGTGAGAGAAGCTATGATGATGTTCGTTGTGGCTGCTGCGCATTTCTCTTAAATTATTGATTGATGCTTTGCTCAGTCTAATAGCTAACATCACAAAACTGATATATTTAAGTGGACTTGATATTGATTCttggtgataatattttttcaacagcCAAGAAATTTGGTGTGACTGAGTTTGTCAACCCAAAAGATCATAACAAGCCTGTTCAAGAGGTAAGTGACACAGTGAATCGTGTTGTGAGAGACTAGCATCGGCGAATCCTTTACGTCTGTCCTGATTTTGATTTACTGTGCTCAGGTGATAGCTGAAATGACCAATGGAGGAGTTGATCGAAGTGTCGAGTGTACTGGAAGTGTCAATGCCATGATTTCTGCATTTGAATGCGTCCATGATGGATGGGGTGTTGCTGTACTTGTTGGTGTGCCGAACAAAGATGATTCTTTCAAAACCCATCCAATGAATGTCCTGAATGAGAGGACTCTCAAGGGCACCTTCTTCGGGAACTACAAACCGCGCTCCGACCTTCCTTCAGTTGTCGAGAAGTACATGAACAAGGTAAATCGGAGCTCCCATTAATATTATCCAGCTAGCATGCAGTGTGAGCATATATTTCGATACTTGCACATGTGTAGTCGACTAGAATTAACTACTCCaattccttcttttattttgatacaaTCTATTGCACTGTTAATAACTAATCTAGTTGTAATGTGACAGGAGCTGGAGCTAGAGAAATTCATCACCCATGAAGTCCCTTTCTCAGAAATCAACAAGGCTTTCGAGTACATGCTTGGTGGAGCTGGCCTGAGGTGTATTATCCGTATGGGTGCATAAAAGAAGACTGGTTTGGTTTGCCTTGGTGTGGccggaaacaataaaattcttGTTTGAGATTGTTGATTAAAGAAGGTTTCTGTGTTTGAGCATCAGTATGTAATTTCTTTCATTGTTGAtggcaaaaatatatataattggcCCATTTCTGGcatgtatatataaatcaaagaatcacatgttctttttctttcagtttGTGTTTTTGATGGTGCTGTGGATAGAAAACTTTGATATAAATCCTGAAGCCTGGCCAGAATGGCAACTTCACTTGTTGTTCTTGATATAACTATGATCCAATGAATCTAAAGGGAGAAACTAGCCAGTTCGGACAAACTGCTGTTTGGAACTCGTTACCGAGGGCCTGAAGATAGAGCAAGACATTATTAAACATGGACTACCAGTTGCCGGCAAGACTTAACACTGTTTGTAACGGTGAAGGACAAGATTGAGCATGAAATGTTGAAATTagtacaaataaaaatacagagTCCAAACTACTACaaaattaaatgtaaattgtaGTTCTCAATCCACGTTGTCGGTCTCACATGGTAATGTCTCCACCCAATCACTCTTGCCTTTCATGATTCACGTGAAAGCTTCAAGGTACCATTACTTCTATATGTCATGATTCTCgtacaaaaatttttttttgcagcacttgaatctttcattttaaacgattcttaaatttattgatCTCCTCGGTGCTAGATCTTGCAACTAGCTTATCCGATTTTGGTGTTATTGGGTTTCTCTTGATGAGAGAGTAgtcatttaagtatttttaggCTTCCATTTTACCGAAAAATACATGTAAGGTTAGAGAAGAATTtgcttttgttaattttcttttctaggtTTTAATCGAGGTGGCTTTGATGATGCAAGTTGATTTACTAGGATTTTTCAAGtgtttattaggtgtttttaaataaaaataagctaaaaaatagattttcaagtcctaaaaaaaacctttgttataatttttttaaccacatctttaatgattataaattaaacaagCAAGCAGACGAATCATctgattcattaaaaaaagaatgaataacTTGTCTTCTActcttaaacattaaaaaaatcaagaaggcATAGCTGCATGCCGACTCTCATCTTTATTAAACTAGGTGTGTCTGCTTAATATTTAAAGcctctagattttttttatatatatatt
This window contains:
- the LOC133672986 gene encoding alcohol dehydrogenase-like — encoded protein: MSSTAGQVIRCKAAVAWEAGKPLVMEEVEVAPPQAMEVRLKILFTSLCHTDVYFWEAKGQTPLFPRIFGHEAGGIVESVGEGVTDLKPGDHVLPVFTGECKECRHCKSEESNMCDLLRINTDRGVMLNDGKSRFSIRGQPIYHFVGTSTFSEYTVVHVGCVAKINPAAPLDKVCVLSCGISTGLGATLNVAKPKKGSSVAIFGLGVVGLAAAEGARIAGASRIIGVDLNSNRFDEAKKFGVTEFVNPKDHNKPVQEVIAEMTNGGVDRSVECTGSVNAMISAFECVHDGWGVAVLVGVPNKDDSFKTHPMNVLNERTLKGTFFGNYKPRSDLPSVVEKYMNKELELEKFITHEVPFSEINKAFEYMLGGAGLRCIIRMGA